Proteins encoded by one window of Sphaerodactylus townsendi isolate TG3544 linkage group LG04, MPM_Stown_v2.3, whole genome shotgun sequence:
- the RASL11A gene encoding ras-like protein family member 11A, translating to MRLSSMSSHFLLAPIQECPADYFVKDVKLAVLGTGSVGKSAMIVRYLTRRFIGDYEPNTGNLYSRLVHVEDDQIFLQIQDTPGCIELQEDIPQMLDSLSRCLKWADGFLLVYSVTDYHSYQSIRPLYQQIQKSRPDSKTPVIIVGNKGDLTHARQVAAKEGLQLANELGSVFLEISTSDNCQGVCDVFHYLCKEVSKLHSCGSGEKRRSSIIPRPKSPNMQDLKRRFRQALSYKVK from the exons ATGCGGCTGTCCAGCATGTCCAGCCACTTTCTCCTCGCCCCGATCCAGGAGTGCCCGGCTGATTATTTCGTCAAGGACGTTAAGCTGGCTGTGCTGGGGACGGGGAGCGTGGGGAAAAGCG CTATGATTGTCCGCTACCTGACCAGGAGGTTTATCGGTGACTATGAACCCAACACAG GGAATCTGTATTCAAGACTTGTTCATGTGGAAGACGACCAGATTTTCTTGCAAATTCAAGACACGCCAGGATGTATTGAG TTGCAagaagacatcccacagatgttgGATTCGCTGTCCAGATGTCTGAAGTGGGCAGATGGTTTCCTCTTGGTCTATTCTGTGACAGACTACCATAGCTACCAGTCTATCCGTCCCCTCTATCAGCAGATCCAGAAGAGCCGTCCAGACTCTAAAACCCCTGTCATTATAGTAGGCAACAAAGGGGACTTGACTCATGCCAGACAAGTAGCAGCAAAGGAAGGCCTGCAGCTGGCCAATGAGCTGGGCAGTGTATTTCTAGAAATCTCCACTAGTGATAATTGCCAAGGGGTGTGTGATGTGTTCCACTATCTTTGCAAAGAAGTCAGTAAATTGCACAGCTGTGgcagtggggagaaaagaagatCGTCCATCATTCCACGGCCCAAATCTCCCAACATGCAAGACCTCAAGAGACGTTTCAGGCAGGCCTTATCTTACAAGGTGAAATGA